A region from the Paenibacillus humicola genome encodes:
- a CDS encoding nucleotidyltransferase domain-containing protein produces MLPDNVNVTVEALCSALTKRLGDRLQNVYLYGSVALGDYIEGSSDIDFLAVVDQPLSGSEIKVVAAAHDEVEQSLPGTNMMGAYLLRSELGQSLHDTSSVVTYFEKRLRTDGTGADLNPVTWWVLKHHGIRVYGPEVLLTYEIAEDTMTDYVIGNMNTYWTDWIGRLEQHARTSGPSGPQLKPAELDFAVEWCVLGMLRQLYTIRERKVTSKTEAGRYGLELLHARWHGLIREAIAIKRLQPERTYDSQLHRLNELIELLRLIHADSNRAYSG; encoded by the coding sequence ATGCTGCCGGACAATGTAAACGTCACCGTGGAAGCCTTATGCTCGGCTCTGACGAAACGGCTTGGGGACCGTCTGCAAAACGTTTACCTGTATGGCTCGGTCGCGCTCGGCGATTATATCGAAGGCTCAAGCGATATCGACTTCCTCGCGGTCGTCGATCAGCCGCTGAGCGGCTCCGAAATCAAGGTCGTAGCGGCGGCGCACGATGAGGTCGAGCAGTCGCTTCCCGGCACGAATATGATGGGGGCCTACTTGCTCCGAAGCGAGCTGGGCCAATCGTTACACGACACTTCTTCGGTCGTGACCTATTTCGAGAAACGTCTCCGCACGGACGGAACGGGCGCCGATCTGAATCCCGTGACCTGGTGGGTGCTGAAGCATCACGGCATCCGGGTATACGGCCCGGAGGTCCTTTTAACCTATGAAATTGCAGAGGATACGATGACCGATTATGTCATCGGCAACATGAACACATACTGGACAGACTGGATCGGCCGTTTGGAGCAGCATGCCCGTACATCCGGTCCGTCCGGGCCGCAGCTCAAGCCGGCCGAGCTGGATTTTGCCGTCGAATGGTGCGTGCTTGGCATGCTGAGACAGCTGTATACGATCCGGGAGCGCAAGGTGACCAGTAAAACGGAGGCGGGGCGCTACGGTCTGGAGCTGCTGCACGCAAGATGGCACGGGCTGATCCGGGAAGCGATCGCCATTAAGCGTCTGCAGCCGGAGCGAACATACGATTCGCAGCTCCATCGCCTGAACGAGCTGATCGAATTGCTGCGCCTCATCCATGCGGACAGCAACCGTGCTTATAGCGGTTAA
- a CDS encoding HAD-IA family hydrolase, whose translation MNILWDFDGTLFDTYPAYTKIFTDVLGGKYTADEVLRELKISFSSAIDRLGLNAEQLLETKRRGDLLLPEHFSTFPGVEQVLQTADANVIMTHKPRAELMPILEYYGWTRYFADIVTPDDGFPRKPDPAAYRYLHERNRLDLIIGDREIDILPGKALGIRTCLFQNDTPGADYYLWQYNDFFNTVAGG comes from the coding sequence ATGAACATTTTATGGGATTTCGACGGCACGTTGTTTGATACGTACCCGGCGTATACGAAGATTTTCACGGATGTGCTGGGCGGGAAGTATACGGCGGATGAGGTGCTGCGCGAGCTGAAAATTTCGTTTTCCAGCGCAATCGATCGGTTGGGTCTGAACGCGGAACAGCTGCTGGAGACCAAGCGAAGGGGCGATCTGCTCCTGCCGGAGCATTTCTCGACCTTTCCGGGAGTTGAACAGGTGCTGCAGACCGCGGACGCGAATGTGATCATGACCCACAAACCGAGGGCGGAGCTCATGCCTATTCTCGAGTATTACGGATGGACGCGGTATTTTGCCGACATTGTGACGCCTGACGACGGCTTCCCCCGAAAACCGGACCCTGCCGCGTACCGGTATCTTCATGAACGGAACAGGCTCGATCTCATCATCGGCGACCGCGAAATCGACATTTTGCCCGGGAAGGCGCTTGGCATTCGAACCTGTTTGTTTCAAAACGATACGCCCGGCGCCGATTATTATCTGTGGCAGTATAACGATTTTTTTAACACGGTGGCCGGCGGCTGA
- a CDS encoding AAA family ATPase, which translates to MRSDPSTAYLRSVQLLRDEVPGFDRYPFNLPPIRELDKLPLHPKVTYIVGENGMGKSTLLEAIAIAWGFNAEGGSLNFSFSTYASHSELHRYLRLARGAYKPRDGFFFRAESYYNLASNIEELDREPLSGPKIIDSFGGKSLHEQSHGESFFTAFMNRLRGNGLYVMDEPEAALSPFRQLSMLSRLHDLVRNRSQFIISTHSPILMAYPDSVIFQLGADGLEKVTLEETEHFSLTREFLNNRQRMLRELFRDED; encoded by the coding sequence ATGCGATCCGATCCATCAACCGCCTATTTACGATCCGTTCAACTGCTGAGGGACGAAGTGCCCGGGTTCGACCGGTATCCGTTCAACCTGCCGCCGATTCGCGAGCTGGATAAGCTGCCCCTTCATCCGAAGGTAACCTATATCGTGGGGGAAAACGGCATGGGCAAATCCACGCTTCTGGAAGCGATTGCGATTGCCTGGGGATTTAATGCGGAAGGCGGCAGCCTGAATTTTTCGTTCTCAACATACGCTTCCCATTCGGAGCTTCACCGCTATCTGCGCCTGGCCCGGGGAGCGTATAAGCCGAGGGACGGCTTTTTCTTCCGCGCCGAAAGCTATTACAACCTGGCCAGCAATATCGAGGAGCTGGACCGCGAACCGTTAAGCGGCCCCAAAATCATCGACAGCTTCGGAGGCAAGTCCCTGCACGAGCAATCGCACGGGGAATCGTTCTTCACCGCGTTCATGAACCGCCTGAGAGGGAACGGGCTGTACGTGATGGACGAGCCGGAGGCGGCCCTCTCTCCTTTTCGTCAGCTGTCCATGCTGTCGAGGCTGCATGACCTTGTCCGAAACCGCTCGCAGTTTATCATCTCCACCCATTCTCCGATTTTGATGGCTTACCCGGACTCTGTCATCTTTCAGCTCGGCGCGGACGGACTGGAGAAAGTGACGCTTGAGGAAACGGAGCATTTCAGCCTGACGCGCGAGTTTCTGAACAACCGGCAGCGGATGCTGCGGGAGCTGTTTCGGGACGAGGACTAG
- a CDS encoding DMT family transporter — protein sequence MYSFAILLVLGSGFFHSVWNLFTKRSRNKHVFLWYCQLAAVLLFLPWAIAEWDGGSLTETGLMVVLASMFLHGLYIFLLASVYSIGDLSQVYPIMRGTSPLLVPLLGVTLLQERLMIAGWLGVVTIVLGIALLSDIKFKRRTSTSFAAPLLALAVGVCIAGYIVTDKIALQYLPAVPLNEAMNVSNLLALSLVALKSGEMRRELQLNWSVILLGGVLAPGGYLLFLFALSLAPVAQLAPMREIGTVFGTVMGIFILREKQGRRRILTSLLITGGIITIGVWGE from the coding sequence ATGTACAGCTTTGCCATTCTGTTGGTGCTCGGTTCGGGATTTTTTCATTCGGTCTGGAACCTATTTACGAAGCGAAGCCGGAACAAACATGTTTTTCTCTGGTACTGCCAGCTCGCTGCCGTTCTGCTCTTTCTGCCGTGGGCGATTGCGGAATGGGACGGCGGTTCCTTAACCGAAACAGGGCTTATGGTCGTGCTCGCGTCCATGTTTCTGCATGGGTTGTATATCTTTTTGCTGGCTTCCGTGTACTCCATAGGGGATTTATCGCAGGTTTATCCGATTATGAGGGGCACGAGCCCGCTGCTGGTACCGCTTCTCGGGGTAACGCTGCTTCAGGAAAGGCTGATGATTGCCGGCTGGCTGGGCGTCGTCACGATTGTGCTGGGTATTGCTCTGCTGAGCGATATCAAGTTCAAGCGCCGGACGTCAACGTCATTCGCAGCGCCACTATTGGCGTTGGCGGTGGGCGTTTGCATCGCCGGCTACATCGTGACGGACAAAATCGCGCTTCAGTATTTGCCGGCGGTCCCTTTGAACGAAGCGATGAACGTGAGCAATTTATTGGCACTTTCCTTGGTGGCTCTCAAGTCGGGCGAAATGCGGCGTGAGCTGCAACTGAACTGGAGCGTCATCCTGCTTGGCGGAGTACTTGCTCCGGGAGGGTATCTGCTTTTCCTGTTCGCCTTGTCGCTTGCGCCGGTCGCGCAGCTTGCGCCGATGCGGGAAATCGGCACCGTCTTCGGGACGGTGATGGGGATTTTTATTCTTCGCGAAAAACAAGGCAGGAGGCGAATCCTCACTTCTTTATTGATTACCGGGGGGATCATCACGATTGGCGTTTGGGGCGAGTAA
- a CDS encoding metallophosphoesterase family protein, with the protein MRIVILGDFHLNPEQYEATQAAMEDIRRCRADLVIPLGDFGSRMKIGTVEGLEEAQRFLRMPGVPLRPILGNHDLERESGAGEQRKGTMQERFVRMFGLDKPYGVMEFDRFRFFFASTEPQDENSCYDVQEVFATDEQFDWLKSKLKERPNIPVIFFTHAPPVGAGLRTVPRVHVRSTNAYLDENHDPYRWYRLFKHTPEIVMWFSAHYHLSHVHPDSHTYRFGTHFFITGVHGASFTRDGNRQSRILELEENSVKVLTLDHSERSVTEEGGWTFGGPLKRLVNPTVLSPKCVHAVSVGESPAARGGLVPLSPDRCLVSTQDGFTWEVEPRVEAVFGTLHIGPALTGAAVSGDCVWMAWGSEVGLSDRRSPWRFVRDANGPWPLVKERLKNGATAIAARPDGGIWAAAGLELLSMSGSPDRAALAAEPYAPLPEPSRSLIADGSSLWTLSESGTVYRYDERGGFEPVRNALAWDTWKGYSAALHPENGRLLLSSEDGHHTFTVTLPVPVTEAKEVQVVCLGGHRVLAAAAGEAFVSVVSEQTVVRLETGGGFVTALSRSYPNGGEEICESFYIGLSPANERSRPQLQLWSL; encoded by the coding sequence ATGAGAATCGTAATCCTGGGTGATTTTCATTTAAACCCCGAACAATATGAGGCGACGCAGGCCGCCATGGAAGATATCCGGCGCTGCCGGGCTGATCTCGTCATTCCGCTGGGGGATTTCGGAAGCCGGATGAAGATCGGAACCGTTGAAGGGCTTGAGGAAGCGCAGCGCTTCCTGCGGATGCCGGGAGTGCCGCTTCGACCGATTCTCGGCAATCACGATTTGGAGCGTGAATCCGGCGCAGGGGAGCAGCGGAAAGGGACGATGCAGGAACGGTTTGTCCGGATGTTCGGCCTGGATAAACCTTACGGGGTCATGGAATTCGATCGTTTCCGGTTCTTTTTCGCATCCACGGAACCGCAGGACGAGAATTCCTGCTACGACGTCCAGGAAGTGTTCGCGACGGACGAGCAATTCGACTGGCTGAAGAGCAAGCTGAAGGAGCGGCCGAATATTCCCGTTATTTTCTTTACGCACGCTCCGCCGGTCGGGGCGGGACTGCGGACGGTGCCGCGGGTTCATGTGCGTTCGACCAATGCGTACCTGGACGAAAATCACGATCCGTACCGGTGGTACCGCTTGTTTAAACATACGCCGGAAATTGTCATGTGGTTTTCGGCCCACTATCACCTGAGCCACGTTCATCCGGACTCGCATACGTACCGCTTCGGCACTCATTTTTTTATAACGGGCGTACACGGCGCCTCTTTCACGAGGGACGGGAACCGGCAGTCCCGCATATTGGAGCTCGAGGAAAACTCGGTAAAGGTGCTGACGCTCGACCATAGCGAACGCTCGGTCACGGAAGAGGGAGGATGGACGTTTGGAGGTCCCTTGAAGCGCTTGGTGAACCCGACCGTGCTGTCCCCCAAATGCGTTCACGCCGTTTCCGTCGGGGAATCCCCGGCCGCGAGGGGCGGGCTTGTCCCTTTGTCTCCCGACCGCTGCCTCGTTTCGACGCAGGACGGGTTTACTTGGGAGGTCGAACCGCGGGTAGAAGCGGTGTTCGGCACCCTCCACATCGGCCCCGCTTTAACGGGCGCCGCCGTTTCCGGGGATTGCGTCTGGATGGCCTGGGGCAGCGAGGTCGGCCTGAGCGACCGGCGGAGCCCGTGGAGGTTTGTGCGGGACGCGAACGGGCCTTGGCCGCTCGTGAAGGAGCGGCTGAAAAACGGCGCGACCGCCATCGCCGCCCGACCGGACGGCGGGATCTGGGCGGCAGCTGGGCTGGAGCTCCTGAGTATGAGCGGCTCACCGGACCGGGCGGCCCTCGCCGCCGAACCGTACGCCCCGCTCCCGGAGCCGAGCCGGTCATTGATCGCGGACGGATCGTCGCTGTGGACCTTGTCCGAATCCGGAACGGTCTATCGTTACGATGAGCGCGGAGGGTTCGAACCCGTTCGAAACGCGCTTGCATGGGATACGTGGAAAGGTTATTCTGCTGCTCTTCACCCGGAAAACGGCAGGCTGCTGCTTTCATCGGAGGACGGCCATCATACATTCACCGTGACGCTGCCGGTTCCGGTAACGGAAGCGAAGGAGGTTCAGGTCGTTTGCCTGGGCGGACACCGCGTCCTTGCAGCGGCAGCGGGGGAAGCTTTTGTCTCGGTTGTTAGTGAACAAACCGTCGTCAGGCTGGAAACGGGCGGAGGTTTTGTTACGGCCCTCAGCCGGTCTTATCCGAACGGCGGCGAGGAAATTTGCGAATCCTTTTATATCGGCCTAAGTCCGGCTAACGAACGCAGCCGGCCGCAGCTGCAGTTATGGAGCTTATGA
- a CDS encoding sulfatase: MNIVLIHTHDTGRFIQPYGYAVDTPHLSRFARESLLFRQAYCAGPTCSPSRAALMTGMAPHSAGMFGLAHLGAQLDDYSKHLVSHLNRHNYETALCGIQHEAPRAEMIGYSKIVGNPDYDMSVFDFDSAGWDRHNALAASGFIRESRDKPFFLSYGMFNTHLNFPKTADELNPDYVMPPFPLSDHRINREQWAAYLTSAKIADECAGIVLDAIREAGLESNTLVIFTTDHGLPFPRMKCSLFDTGIGVSLIVRTPHRHRSGEATDALVSQVDLFPTICELAGLLKPGWLQGHSLLPILEGSSEAVREAIFAEINHHVVYEPMRCVRDERYKYIRNYGGPSYFEPNLDASEYRTFLLENEFLDTEKPREMLFDLYLDPMERVNLAEESRFAPMKRSMASSLDEWMEATGDPILTGEVPLRR, translated from the coding sequence ATGAATATCGTGCTGATTCACACCCACGATACCGGCCGCTTCATTCAGCCCTACGGCTATGCCGTCGACACGCCCCATTTGTCGCGGTTTGCCCGGGAAAGCCTGCTGTTCCGGCAGGCGTATTGCGCAGGGCCGACCTGCTCGCCAAGCCGGGCCGCGCTGATGACCGGGATGGCGCCGCATTCGGCGGGCATGTTCGGACTGGCGCATTTGGGGGCGCAGTTGGACGATTACAGCAAGCATCTGGTTTCACATCTGAACCGTCATAACTATGAAACCGCGCTCTGCGGCATTCAGCACGAAGCGCCTCGTGCCGAGATGATCGGTTACAGCAAAATTGTCGGGAATCCCGACTATGATATGAGCGTGTTTGATTTCGATTCGGCCGGCTGGGACCGGCATAATGCCCTTGCTGCCTCCGGCTTTATCCGCGAGAGCCGCGATAAGCCGTTTTTTTTGTCTTACGGGATGTTCAACACGCACCTTAATTTTCCGAAGACGGCGGACGAATTGAACCCGGATTACGTGATGCCGCCGTTTCCTTTAAGCGATCATCGCATCAACCGGGAGCAGTGGGCGGCGTATTTGACTTCCGCCAAAATCGCGGACGAATGCGCCGGAATCGTATTGGATGCGATCCGCGAAGCGGGACTTGAGTCGAATACGCTCGTGATCTTCACGACGGACCACGGCCTGCCGTTTCCGCGGATGAAATGCAGCCTGTTCGACACCGGGATCGGCGTTTCGCTTATCGTTCGCACGCCGCACAGACATCGGAGCGGGGAGGCGACGGACGCGCTGGTCTCCCAGGTCGACCTTTTCCCGACGATCTGCGAGCTTGCCGGTCTTCTGAAGCCCGGATGGCTGCAGGGGCATTCCTTGCTTCCGATTTTGGAGGGTAGCTCGGAAGCGGTTCGCGAAGCGATTTTCGCCGAGATCAATCATCATGTCGTCTATGAGCCGATGCGATGCGTCCGCGACGAACGGTACAAATATATCCGCAATTACGGCGGGCCGTCCTATTTCGAGCCGAATCTGGATGCCAGCGAATATCGTACGTTTCTGCTGGAAAACGAATTTTTGGATACGGAGAAGCCGCGGGAGATGCTGTTCGATCTGTATCTGGATCCTATGGAACGCGTCAATTTGGCGGAGGAGAGCCGCTTTGCGCCGATGAAGCGCTCCATGGCTTCATCTTTGGACGAATGGATGGAAGCGACGGGCGATCCGATTCTGACCGGCGAAGTCCCGCTTAGACGTTGA
- a CDS encoding carbohydrate ABC transporter permease, with product MKKASRALFEVLLVVLALAFLSPIYIMVVNSFKNRAELYESALALPHSISFQYYAQAMAKMDFFTAFLNSLTITVTSVAIVVVLASMTAWMLARTEHKLSKFIFMVFVATMLIPFQTIMMPLMQVMDWIRTHLHIPMLNTRGGLIYMNIGFHASMAVFLYHGFVKSIPVALEEAATLDGCSKFGLFWKIVFPMLTTITVTIAILDVMAMWNDYLLPSLVLSDKSLRTIPLSTFYFFGEFTIVWNLAMAGLTLTIIPVVVFYVFAQKYIIKGIAAGAVK from the coding sequence ATGAAGAAAGCAAGCCGCGCGTTATTCGAGGTCCTGCTTGTTGTTCTTGCGCTTGCTTTCCTTTCTCCGATTTATATCATGGTGGTCAACTCGTTCAAAAACCGGGCGGAGCTGTACGAGAGCGCGCTTGCGCTGCCGCATTCGATCAGCTTTCAATATTACGCTCAGGCGATGGCGAAGATGGATTTTTTCACCGCCTTTTTGAACTCCTTAACGATAACCGTGACCTCCGTCGCGATCGTCGTGGTGCTGGCTTCCATGACTGCGTGGATGCTGGCCCGGACGGAACATAAGCTGAGCAAATTCATCTTCATGGTGTTTGTCGCGACGATGCTGATCCCTTTCCAAACGATCATGATGCCTCTCATGCAGGTGATGGACTGGATTCGCACCCATCTGCATATCCCGATGCTGAATACGCGCGGGGGCTTGATCTATATGAATATCGGCTTCCATGCCAGTATGGCGGTATTTCTCTATCACGGCTTCGTCAAGTCGATTCCGGTCGCCCTGGAGGAAGCCGCCACCTTGGACGGCTGCAGCAAATTCGGCCTGTTTTGGAAAATCGTTTTTCCGATGCTGACCACGATTACAGTAACGATCGCGATTTTGGACGTCATGGCCATGTGGAACGATTATTTGCTGCCTTCCCTCGTATTGTCCGATAAGTCGCTGCGCACGATCCCGCTGTCGACGTTCTATTTCTTCGGCGAATTCACGATCGTGTGGAACCTCGCGATGGCCGGGCTTACGCTGACGATTATACCGGTTGTCGTCTTTTATGTATTCGCACAGAAATATATTATTAAAGGGATCGCAGCGGGGGCGGTAAAATGA
- a CDS encoding carbohydrate ABC transporter permease has translation MNKTKDRAWFAVFTVPLLFIFTTVVIIPFIIGIFYSFVTWDGIPANPKVFVGVDNYIQIFKDQRFMASAWHTVKFTVLALLSVNVLGLVFSLLVTSKLRVSNAARTMFFMPNLIGGLILGYIWQFLFTDAMEFVGDKTGLHHVFFNWLLNPQFALYAMVIVFTWQMAGYTMIIYIAGIQGIPDEMIEAAKVDGANLWQRITRIIFPLLMPAFTICLFMTLSGAFKIYDVNLSLTKGGPNNATEMFAMNIFNEIFGYGRYGLGQAKAIVFFLVVAILTLTQVAITKKREVQM, from the coding sequence ATGAACAAAACAAAGGACAGAGCTTGGTTCGCTGTTTTCACGGTTCCGCTCCTTTTTATTTTTACGACGGTCGTCATTATCCCGTTTATCATCGGAATATTCTACTCTTTCGTTACCTGGGACGGCATTCCGGCCAATCCCAAAGTATTCGTGGGCGTCGATAACTATATCCAAATCTTTAAAGACCAGCGTTTCATGGCATCGGCGTGGCATACGGTCAAATTTACCGTGCTGGCGCTGCTGTCGGTCAATGTGCTCGGGCTGGTCTTTTCGCTGCTGGTGACCTCGAAGCTGCGCGTAAGCAATGCCGCGCGCACGATGTTTTTTATGCCGAACCTTATCGGCGGGCTTATTCTCGGCTATATTTGGCAGTTTCTCTTTACGGATGCCATGGAGTTCGTCGGCGACAAAACGGGCTTGCACCATGTGTTCTTTAATTGGCTGCTGAATCCGCAATTTGCTTTATACGCGATGGTGATCGTATTCACCTGGCAGATGGCGGGATATACGATGATTATTTATATTGCGGGCATTCAGGGCATTCCCGACGAAATGATCGAAGCCGCCAAGGTGGACGGCGCCAATCTGTGGCAGCGAATCACCCGGATCATATTCCCGCTGCTGATGCCGGCCTTTACGATTTGCTTATTCATGACGCTTTCGGGCGCATTCAAAATTTATGACGTCAACTTGTCGCTGACCAAAGGCGGACCGAACAACGCAACCGAGATGTTCGCCATGAACATTTTCAACGAAATATTCGGCTACGGGCGTTACGGGCTCGGTCAGGCCAAAGCGATCGTCTTTTTCCTCGTTGTCGCGATTCTCACCCTGACTCAGGTCGCGATCACCAAAAAGAGAGAGGTGCAGATGTAA
- a CDS encoding sugar ABC transporter substrate-binding protein — MKQVKKAFGLLTAAALVAALAGCGSSNSGNSNTAAGSEPASGSAAPAKEKLQKISIFQSKVEISDALEALTKKYTEETGNEVEVWGAAGDDYMTQLQAKLTANQGPSIFSIGTGAPADKLKSYFYDLSNEPYVKDIAPNMALKEDGKVVGVPYGVEGFGLVYNKDLVDPKNVTELASFTKTMEELKAKGINPLSLSQEAFFLIGHILNTPFALQPDPQAFIEKLNKGEVKMADTKEFQEFGKFMDVIKADSKNPLEVKYDTQMGDFATGKTAMVHQGNWSYTMLKDFGNMDDKLGMMPFPLEGNNKIAVGVASNWVINGKASPDEIKAAEAFLNWLFTSDTGKKAIVDDFKFIPAMTNIPADNLDPLSKVVYDAAKSGQTIPWATNYYPPNIVVNDLTPVAQAYFLDKNMTGQQLLEKLDAAWAKAAK, encoded by the coding sequence GTGAAACAAGTAAAAAAAGCATTCGGTTTATTAACGGCAGCGGCTTTGGTTGCCGCCTTGGCGGGATGCGGAAGCTCGAACAGCGGCAATTCGAATACAGCCGCCGGATCGGAACCGGCTTCGGGTTCGGCGGCGCCGGCTAAAGAAAAACTGCAAAAAATATCCATTTTCCAATCGAAGGTTGAAATTTCCGACGCTTTGGAAGCACTTACAAAGAAGTACACGGAAGAAACGGGCAATGAGGTTGAAGTATGGGGCGCTGCCGGGGATGACTACATGACGCAGCTGCAGGCCAAATTGACCGCCAATCAGGGACCGTCCATTTTCAGTATCGGTACGGGTGCGCCGGCGGATAAGCTGAAGTCCTACTTTTACGACCTGAGCAATGAACCGTATGTGAAGGATATTGCGCCGAATATGGCGTTGAAGGAGGACGGCAAAGTCGTCGGCGTTCCTTATGGCGTAGAGGGCTTCGGTCTGGTTTACAACAAGGACCTGGTTGACCCCAAAAACGTGACCGAACTCGCCTCGTTCACCAAAACGATGGAGGAGCTGAAAGCGAAGGGCATTAACCCGCTGAGTTTGTCCCAGGAAGCGTTCTTCCTGATCGGCCACATCCTGAATACTCCGTTTGCTCTGCAGCCGGATCCGCAGGCGTTTATCGAGAAATTGAACAAGGGCGAAGTCAAGATGGCCGATACGAAGGAATTCCAGGAATTCGGCAAATTTATGGATGTCATCAAGGCCGACAGCAAAAACCCGCTCGAAGTCAAATACGATACGCAGATGGGCGACTTTGCGACAGGCAAAACCGCGATGGTCCACCAAGGCAACTGGAGCTACACGATGCTGAAGGACTTCGGGAACATGGACGACAAGCTCGGCATGATGCCGTTCCCTTTGGAAGGAAACAATAAAATCGCGGTCGGCGTCGCAAGCAACTGGGTCATCAACGGCAAGGCGAGCCCGGATGAAATCAAAGCCGCCGAAGCGTTCCTGAACTGGCTGTTTACAAGCGATACCGGTAAAAAAGCAATCGTCGACGATTTTAAATTTATTCCGGCAATGACGAATATTCCGGCAGACAATCTGGATCCGCTGTCCAAAGTCGTGTACGATGCGGCGAAGAGCGGACAAACGATTCCTTGGGCAACGAATTACTACCCGCCCAATATCGTGGTGAACGATTTGACTCCGGTTGCGCAGGCCTATTTCCTCGATAAGAACATGACCGGCCAGCAGCTGCTGGAGAAGCTCGACGCCGCGTGGGCAAAAGCTGCCAAATAA
- a CDS encoding LacI family DNA-binding transcriptional regulator, with product MIGLKDIAKLANVSVSTVSNVLNGRKNVGKATRERILQICSEQGYSHASNKHSKPSQTRTIAFIFSDFDRDFYLKIIQGISDCLTENGYDLIICTSKSSGNVMRRHFASGCISLDGSMTDDYLISIAKPDFPIVLMDRIIEHPYANTKSVIVDNYPVMCEMVQGLVDKGYRRFAYIGGLEFTLDNQERFAGLTDTLEKNGIQFDRRNYFHGNYRENSGYQAAKILILSNALPDVLVCANDNMAIGAIRAFEENRIKVPDDIAVTGFDDSDSAAMAGLTTISIPRYESGYLAAKELLGLIAGTGNNEPFKLSAAIRWRKSVK from the coding sequence ATGATTGGATTGAAGGACATAGCAAAGCTTGCGAATGTCTCGGTCTCTACGGTTTCGAATGTGTTGAACGGGCGAAAAAACGTAGGGAAGGCAACCCGCGAGCGAATATTGCAAATCTGTTCGGAACAAGGATATTCCCACGCATCGAACAAGCATTCTAAGCCGTCTCAAACCCGTACAATCGCCTTTATTTTCAGCGACTTCGATCGTGATTTTTACTTGAAAATCATTCAAGGGATCAGCGACTGCCTGACGGAAAACGGGTACGATTTGATCATCTGCACGAGCAAGTCCAGCGGAAACGTGATGAGGCGCCATTTCGCGAGCGGCTGCATCAGCCTGGACGGCAGTATGACGGACGATTATTTGATCTCGATCGCCAAACCGGATTTTCCCATCGTCTTGATGGACCGCATCATTGAACATCCGTATGCCAATACCAAAAGCGTGATCGTCGACAACTATCCGGTCATGTGCGAAATGGTACAAGGGCTGGTGGACAAAGGCTACCGGCGGTTTGCGTATATCGGGGGGCTGGAGTTTACGCTGGATAACCAGGAACGCTTCGCGGGCTTGACGGACACGCTGGAGAAGAACGGCATCCAATTTGACCGCCGCAACTATTTTCACGGAAATTACCGCGAGAACAGCGGGTATCAGGCCGCCAAAATCCTGATTCTGAGCAATGCCTTGCCCGATGTGCTGGTCTGCGCGAACGATAATATGGCCATCGGAGCGATCCGGGCATTCGAAGAAAACCGGATTAAAGTGCCGGACGATATCGCCGTCACCGGATTCGACGATTCGGACTCCGCGGCGATGGCAGGCTTGACCACCATATCGATTCCCCGGTACGAAAGCGGCTATTTGGCCGCCAAGGAGCTGCTCGGTTTGATTGCCGGAACGGGCAATAACGAGCCGTTTAAGCTGAGCGCCGCGATTCGATGGCGGAAATCAGTAAAATGA
- a CDS encoding Crp/Fnr family transcriptional regulator, whose translation MSNLLDSINFKSIRGRIAEYLIQMTENGSDTLLITHDTLSVELGTAREVISRTLKLLEKEGLIITRGKITLVNRTGLEHYMEL comes from the coding sequence ATGTCCAACCTTCTGGACAGCATCAACTTCAAGTCCATCCGCGGACGAATTGCCGAATATTTGATTCAGATGACCGAGAATGGAAGCGATACCCTTCTGATCACTCACGACACGTTGTCGGTCGAATTGGGAACCGCCCGGGAAGTCATCAGCCGAACGTTGAAGCTTCTTGAAAAAGAGGGTCTGATTATTACAAGAGGAAAAATTACGCTCGTCAATCGTACCGGGCTGGAACATTATATGGAGCTTTAA
- a CDS encoding YgaP family membrane protein, giving the protein MKNVGGADRVTRIVFGIAFLTLFYFLPGYWKLFGLVAIPLLFTGLTQRCAINKMLGRNTCSIR; this is encoded by the coding sequence ATGAAAAACGTAGGTGGAGCCGATCGTGTTACTCGTATCGTATTCGGAATTGCTTTCTTAACGCTCTTTTATTTTTTACCCGGTTATTGGAAGTTGTTCGGCTTGGTCGCCATTCCTTTGTTATTCACCGGCTTAACGCAAAGATGTGCAATTAATAAAATGCTTGGCCGCAATACGTGCAGCATTCGCTAA